In Immundisolibacter sp., the sequence ATTCGAAACTCCCAGCGCGTGCGGTCCACCGCCAGCGGCCACAGGTGATAGGTGCCGTACCAGGTGCCCGATGGGTCGAGGTGGAAATTCGGAAACAGCACATTGATATCGAAAATCCAGGCCGCTTCGCGCTGTGGGTTGACGCCCGGCGCCTGGCTGTCCGAGGGCGCCGAGGGCGCCGGATAAACCGGCGTGGCTGAGTACTGAAACGCGATGCGCTCCATCGGTGTGGGCTGGTGACTGAGATTGCCGTGTACGCTGAGCGCGTGGTGCCGACCGTGGACCCGCACGGAGGCGAGATGGCAGTGCGGATTGTCGGGACCGGCGACCGCGTCGGCCACCGTGCGACGGTGCAGGATCGGCGCGTGGTAAGCCTCTTGCAAGGCGTCGGCCACCAGCTTCCAGTTGGCCTTGACCTCGGCATGGTAGAAGGCCGCCAGGCGCATGTCGGCAAACGGAAAACCGTCGAAGGCTCCGTTCAGTTCACCGAGGTAATCGGCCAGTGACACGGCCGGCCGCGGATTCGCATTCACGAACACGAAGCCGTTCCACACCTCGCAGGCCAGGGCTTTCAGGTGAATCTGATCCGGGTCCAGGTGGGGAAACTGATCGCGGTCCGGCAGCTCCCGCAGCCGGCCGGTCGAGTCGTAGGTCCAGCCGTGAAAGTTGCAACTGAAGCCAGGAGCGTGGCCGCAGCGGTCAAGCGCCAAGCGGTTGCCGCGATGCACGCACAAATTATGAAAAGCCCGGATGCGCCGGTCCTCGCCGCGCACCAACAGCACCTGGGTGTCGAGCACTTCCAGGTCCTTGACCAGGAAATCGCCCGGGCGGGGTAGCTCTTCTTCCCGCGCCAGGTTCAGCCAGCAGCGGCGAAACACCTGGCTCCGCTCGGCCTCGAAATAGCCCGCGTCGATATATGGCGCCACCGGTACCGTGCCGGAGCGCAACGGCACAGGCCTTAGAAAATCCGCACCGCCCATGGCGCGCTAAGCCGTCGACGGCAGGAATGCCCGTTGCGGTATCAACCCGGCGTCCCCAGCGGCGCGAAGTCGAGCCGCTCCGGCACAAAGTTCGCGCAGTGCACGTCCTGCTGGTTCCACATCTCGAAAATGCGCGAGCACTCCATAAACGACAATGCCAGCATGGCCAGCTGCTGCTCGGGCGGCGGCAGGGTCTCCAGCGTGGGCGGGTACGCCTCAAGATGCGTCAGCATCGCCGTGATCCGCGGCGACAGGGTCTTGTAGAACTCGCCAATCAAAACCATGTCGCTGTGGACGCGCGCCAACATGCGCTCGCGCTCGCTGGGCAGCGCCCAACTTTCGACAAAACGCGCCAAATCCTCAAAGCCAGCCGGCAGAATCTGGCCGCTCATGCCGCCACCTCGCCGGGGAAGCCGCGTTCGATGATTTGCTGCAACACCGCGTACCCATGGCGCACGGCCAGTTCCTGGTCGGACAGCTGGATGTGGCTGATCGCATCCGGCGACAGCGCGCTTTGCTGCGGCTCCACGTGGTCGAAATCCTCGCGCATGACGTCGCGGGTCATGGCGATGATTGCCTCGCGACACACCCGTTCGGCCATATTCTTTACTGGCTTCATATAAACGCGAATGTCGAAGAAGGTGCGGTCGACGGCCTCTGGCCACATGATGATGGTCACGTAGATGCCACGCCCGGTCAGCAGCACGGTGTTCGGAAACAGGCCCAGCACGTCAAAGCTCCAGGCCGGCAACCCTCCCGGGTTGACCCCAGCCGGCAAATCGGGCGGTTTTGCGCCAGGCTCCGGGAACGTGAACG encodes:
- a CDS encoding aromatic ring-hydroxylating dioxygenase subunit alpha, which encodes MPLRSGTVPVAPYIDAGYFEAERSQVFRRCWLNLAREEELPRPGDFLVKDLEVLDTQVLLVRGEDRRIRAFHNLCVHRGNRLALDRCGHAPGFSCNFHGWTYDSTGRLRELPDRDQFPHLDPDQIHLKALACEVWNGFVFVNANPRPAVSLADYLGELNGAFDGFPFADMRLAAFYHAEVKANWKLVADALQEAYHAPILHRRTVADAVAGPDNPHCHLASVRVHGRHHALSVHGNLSHQPTPMERIAFQYSATPVYPAPSAPSDSQAPGVNPQREAAWIFDINVLFPNFHLDPSGTWYGTYHLWPLAVDRTRWEFRIYMYPPRNAGDALAQEYTKVLGRFVQREDLSTVEATHAMLRSGVLEELHLSAQELPLLHSLEVVEAHLRGEL